One genomic segment of Pseudomonas sp. p1(2021b) includes these proteins:
- a CDS encoding type 1 glutamine amidotransferase domain-containing protein, producing the protein MSKKILVVLTNTAKYPTLKRATGLWLGEAVHFVDKVQKAGYAVDYVSPAGGYVPIDPHSLQMAPELDWQWYDDKAFMNRLGTTLGPGQVKAEDYCAIYYTGGHGVIWDFPENTSLQALARAIYEAGGVVAAVCHGAVGLLNIKLSDNSLLVRGRQVTGFSNTEEKLAELDNVVPYLTENELVARGGKYSKHDDPWAGFVVSDDRLITGQNPASSALVAEHVLARLKKPA; encoded by the coding sequence ATGAGCAAGAAGATCCTGGTGGTGCTGACCAACACGGCAAAATACCCGACGCTAAAGCGCGCCACCGGCTTGTGGCTGGGCGAAGCAGTCCACTTCGTCGACAAGGTGCAGAAGGCCGGCTATGCCGTCGATTATGTCAGCCCTGCCGGCGGCTATGTGCCGATCGACCCCCACAGCCTGCAGATGGCACCTGAGCTCGACTGGCAATGGTACGACGACAAGGCCTTCATGAACCGCCTCGGCACCACCCTGGGGCCAGGCCAGGTCAAGGCCGAGGACTACTGCGCGATCTACTATACCGGCGGCCATGGCGTGATCTGGGACTTCCCGGAGAACACCAGCCTGCAGGCGCTGGCTCGTGCCATCTATGAAGCCGGCGGCGTGGTGGCAGCGGTATGCCATGGCGCCGTCGGCCTGCTGAACATCAAGCTCAGCGATAACAGCCTGCTGGTCAGAGGGCGCCAGGTGACCGGCTTTTCCAACACCGAGGAAAAACTTGCAGAGCTCGACAATGTGGTGCCCTACCTCACGGAAAACGAGCTGGTGGCCCGCGGCGGCAAGTACAGCAAGCATGACGACCCGTGGGCCGGCTTCGTGGTCAGTGACGACCGGCTGATCACCGGGCAGAACCCGGCTTCCAGCGCCTTGGTGGCCGAGCACGTACTGGCGCGCCTGAAGAAACCCGCATGA
- a CDS encoding cyclic diguanylate phosphodiesterase: MPLSVKRARWSWRSLLPWGIGALPLLCGLGVMQWQAQRELHNSSQSTTRQVVKHVEHILDNLSGAATELLPLVGRPCNEIDVALRGQVTRNAFVRSTNLFQHHTLYCSSLFGNFDEPVDPRDYTEGRLWLMKGNAVTPGHSLLAYRLSKGDGGAITVVDSDHLVAALKLIGPEEELQLQVGNNWIGKEGVVHTGAPPQAAIAAVVQSSTRYPFSVHGGYAPGKHSQFMAEHYPALLSLLVVLGGLAGMVCHWQVRRALSPRAELQRALEADEFLPYFQPVVRKDDYRWAGVEVLMRWNHPREGLVRPDLFIPYAEHSGQIVPMTRALMLHTAQGLAPYAALLEDGFHIGINITADHCRDLGLLDDCRTFLQHFPPGRVVLTLELTERKLIEATPITLELFEKLHEMGVMIALDDFGTGQSSLNYLRQFKVDYLKIDQSFVAMIGGDALSQHILDTIIELSGKLGLGIVAEGVETEVQRDYLARHQVDFQQGYLFGRPMPVGDFLQALAARPGSTRLPHDVRPEIMPN; this comes from the coding sequence ATGCCTTTATCGGTCAAACGCGCCCGCTGGAGCTGGCGCTCCCTTCTCCCTTGGGGCATAGGGGCCCTGCCGCTGCTCTGTGGCCTGGGGGTCATGCAATGGCAGGCCCAGCGCGAACTGCACAACAGCAGCCAGAGCACAACCCGACAAGTGGTCAAACATGTCGAGCATATTCTCGACAACCTCTCTGGTGCCGCCACGGAACTGTTGCCCCTGGTGGGCCGTCCTTGCAACGAGATCGACGTGGCCTTGCGCGGGCAGGTCACCCGCAACGCCTTCGTACGCTCTACCAACCTGTTCCAGCACCATACCCTCTACTGCTCTTCGTTGTTCGGCAATTTCGACGAACCGGTGGACCCTCGCGACTACACCGAGGGGCGCCTGTGGTTGATGAAGGGCAATGCGGTCACCCCGGGCCATTCCTTGCTGGCCTACCGCCTCAGCAAAGGCGACGGTGGCGCCATCACCGTGGTCGACAGCGACCACCTGGTCGCCGCCCTGAAGCTGATCGGCCCGGAGGAAGAACTGCAACTTCAGGTCGGTAACAATTGGATAGGCAAGGAAGGCGTGGTCCATACCGGCGCGCCGCCGCAGGCCGCCATCGCCGCGGTGGTTCAATCCTCGACCCGCTACCCTTTCAGCGTTCATGGGGGCTATGCACCGGGCAAGCACAGCCAGTTCATGGCCGAGCACTACCCGGCCCTGCTCAGCTTGCTGGTGGTCCTGGGGGGGCTGGCAGGCATGGTCTGTCACTGGCAGGTCCGCCGCGCCCTGTCGCCGCGCGCCGAGCTGCAGCGCGCGCTGGAAGCCGACGAGTTCCTGCCTTATTTCCAGCCCGTGGTGCGCAAGGACGATTACCGCTGGGCCGGTGTCGAAGTGTTGATGCGCTGGAACCATCCGCGCGAAGGCCTGGTGCGCCCGGACCTGTTCATTCCCTATGCCGAGCACAGCGGCCAGATCGTCCCCATGACCCGCGCCCTGATGCTGCATACCGCCCAAGGGCTGGCCCCCTATGCCGCGCTGCTCGAGGATGGTTTCCACATCGGTATCAATATCACCGCCGACCACTGCCGCGACCTGGGCCTGCTGGATGATTGCCGTACCTTCCTCCAGCATTTCCCGCCAGGGCGCGTGGTGCTGACCCTGGAGCTGACCGAGCGCAAGCTGATCGAGGCCACGCCGATCACCCTGGAGCTGTTCGAAAAATTGCATGAAATGGGCGTGATGATCGCCCTGGACGACTTCGGGACCGGCCAGTCGAGCCTCAACTACCTGCGCCAGTTCAAGGTCGACTACCTGAAGATCGACCAGAGCTTCGTCGCGATGATCGGTGGCGACGCACTTTCCCAGCATATTCTCGATACCATCATCGAGCTGTCGGGCAAGCTAGGGCTGGGGATCGTTGCCGAGGGTGTGGAAACCGAGGTCCAGCGTGATTACCTGGCACGTCACCAGGTGGACTTCCAGCAAGGCTACCTGTTCGGCCGGCCGATGCCTGTTGGCGACTTTCTCCAAGCCCTGGCCGCCCGTCCGGGCAGCACGCGGTTGCCCCACGACGTACGCCCTGAGATCATGCCGAACTGA
- a CDS encoding CSS-motif domain-containing protein has translation MSKFTHAGRSLLEMLLILTISLVPMASGLLVMIYQLERKLEENAQVSVQEAIFAIDRVLDNLQSAASNALPLAGQPCSEAAQPLEVLAAGDPRIRSLILTRNGQSYCSSIETTITDSPTFYSPRALVQLNFDSPITPNGVVVELRLAYANPGVIATAYGIELRNELRGFQDGMVLVLEFGKKYIWEMGDSRDPQEPSQSEFFRSATSSKHGYTVRGGYPEGFTASEIRQSMLQILPSLALVGLLTGAITYWVIFRARNKGRQATSPRR, from the coding sequence ATGTCGAAATTCACCCATGCAGGGCGCAGCCTACTGGAGATGTTGCTTATCTTGACCATCAGCCTGGTCCCAATGGCATCGGGCCTGCTGGTCATGATCTACCAGCTGGAACGCAAGCTTGAGGAAAATGCCCAGGTATCGGTCCAGGAGGCCATCTTTGCCATCGACAGGGTTCTGGACAACCTGCAAAGCGCCGCCTCCAACGCGCTGCCCCTGGCGGGCCAACCCTGTAGCGAAGCCGCGCAGCCGCTGGAAGTGCTGGCCGCTGGGGACCCACGGATCCGCTCGCTCATCCTCACCAGGAACGGCCAGTCGTATTGCAGCAGTATCGAGACCACCATCACCGACAGCCCGACGTTCTACAGCCCACGTGCGCTGGTACAGCTGAATTTCGATTCGCCCATCACGCCCAACGGCGTCGTCGTCGAATTGCGTCTTGCCTATGCCAACCCAGGCGTGATCGCAACCGCCTATGGCATCGAGCTACGCAACGAGCTGCGCGGCTTCCAGGATGGCATGGTGCTGGTGCTGGAGTTCGGCAAGAAATACATCTGGGAGATGGGAGACAGCCGTGACCCGCAAGAGCCTTCGCAATCGGAGTTCTTCCGCAGTGCGACCTCGAGCAAGCACGGATATACGGTAAGAGGCGGGTACCCGGAGGGCTTCACGGCAAGCGAGATACGCCAGTCGATGTTGCAGATACTCCCTTCCCTGGCGCTGGTAGGGCTGCTGACCGGAGCGATTACCTATTGGGTGATATTCAGAGCGCGCAACAAAGGCCGGCAGGCCACCTCTCCCAGACGTTGA
- a CDS encoding ATP-binding protein produces MAAALPLDERVLILAPSQIAAHASHLLTGAGFACLCTSDAARLGTWLAEGVGMVIAAANTLPGPQSVLQSFIDQQPAWSDLPIVLLTGPATGPPEPTLGHLLPLPLPLDAAQLLHLSQVALRSRRRQYRSRDYMRELERQAQQHQADEQARHQLRKMEAIGQLAGGIAHDFNNLLTSIGGSFELIDKRLQQGRSEQLDGILRMGKEAVIRAARLTHRLLAFSSRQSLQSQVVDLHNLLHPDDLRASLDVSITLQVTLPTDLWRVEADEKQLKEAVSNLLLNACEAMPWGGRLDIEASNQRIDSASTGDGALPSGDYLCLSISDTGQGMSQSTLEHAFEPFFSTKPVGQGVGLGLSMVYGFSKQSNGHVQLHSQIGQGTRVDLYLPRYIGQARPLSEPPPLASVSVCREILVVEDDPHVRQLLCQSLREEGFPCHAACNAKEALQLLQSPQPLALMISDVGLPGMNGRQLAEVARTLRNNLQVLFITGYAETAMVQDDFLAPGMQLISKPFELSQLQARVTQMLDKQTCG; encoded by the coding sequence GGGGTCGGCATGGTCATCGCCGCCGCCAATACGCTACCGGGCCCGCAATCGGTGCTGCAATCGTTTATCGACCAACAGCCGGCCTGGTCGGACCTGCCTATTGTCCTGCTGACCGGTCCCGCCACCGGCCCACCCGAACCGACACTCGGTCACCTGCTGCCCCTGCCCTTGCCACTGGACGCCGCGCAGTTGCTTCACCTCAGCCAGGTCGCCCTGCGCAGCCGTCGCCGCCAATACCGCTCCCGTGATTACATGCGCGAGCTGGAACGCCAGGCGCAACAACACCAAGCCGATGAGCAGGCACGCCATCAACTACGGAAAATGGAGGCCATCGGGCAACTGGCAGGTGGCATCGCCCATGATTTCAACAACTTGTTGACCAGCATCGGCGGCAGTTTCGAACTGATCGACAAGCGCTTGCAACAAGGGCGGAGCGAGCAGCTCGATGGCATCCTGCGCATGGGCAAGGAAGCTGTGATCCGGGCGGCACGCCTGACCCATCGCCTGCTGGCGTTTTCTTCCCGCCAGTCCCTGCAGAGCCAGGTCGTCGACCTGCACAACCTGCTGCATCCCGATGATCTCCGGGCCAGCCTGGATGTTTCCATCACCTTGCAAGTCACCCTGCCAACCGACCTGTGGCGGGTGGAGGCGGATGAAAAGCAGCTCAAGGAAGCCGTGAGCAACTTGTTGCTCAATGCCTGCGAAGCCATGCCCTGGGGCGGCCGATTGGATATCGAGGCGAGCAACCAACGCATCGACAGCGCATCCACCGGTGACGGCGCGCTGCCCAGTGGCGACTATTTGTGCCTGAGTATCAGCGATACCGGCCAGGGTATGTCGCAAAGCACCCTCGAGCATGCCTTCGAGCCGTTCTTCAGCACCAAGCCGGTCGGCCAGGGGGTTGGCCTTGGGCTTTCGATGGTCTATGGCTTCAGCAAGCAATCGAACGGCCATGTGCAGTTGCACAGCCAGATCGGCCAGGGTACCCGCGTCGACCTGTACTTGCCGCGCTACATCGGCCAGGCACGCCCGCTAAGCGAACCACCGCCCCTTGCCAGCGTCAGCGTCTGCCGGGAAATCCTGGTGGTCGAAGACGACCCGCACGTGCGCCAGTTGCTTTGTCAATCGCTGCGCGAGGAAGGGTTCCCTTGCCATGCGGCCTGCAATGCCAAAGAAGCCCTCCAGCTGTTGCAATCGCCCCAGCCGCTTGCTCTGATGATCAGCGATGTGGGGCTTCCCGGCATGAACGGTCGACAACTGGCGGAGGTTGCACGCACCTTGCGGAACAACCTGCAGGTGCTGTTCATTACGGGCTATGCCGAGACGGCCATGGTACAGGACGACTTCCTCGCCCCAGGCATGCAGTTGATCAGCAAGCCTTTCGAACTGAGCCAACTACAGGCCCGTGTCACGCAGATGCTGGACAAGCAGACCTGCGGCTGA
- the hppD gene encoding 4-hydroxyphenylpyruvate dioxygenase, translated as MADIFDNPMGLMGFEFIEFASPTPGVLEPVFQMLGFTKVATHRSKDVHLYRQGGINLILNNEPKSVASYFAAEHGPSVCGMAFRVRNAHEAYARALELGAQPVEIETGPMELRLPAIKGIGGAPLYLIDRYEEGSSIYDIDFKFIEGVDRNPVGAGLKIIDHLTHNVYRGRMSYWAGFYEKLFNFREIRYFDIKGEYTGLTSRAMTAPDGMIRIPLNEESSKGSGQIEEFLMQFNGEGIQHVAFLTDDLLKTWDALKGYGMRFMTAPPQTYYEMLEERLPGHGEPVDQLQSRGILLDGASEAGDKRLLLQIFSETLLGPVFFEFIQRKGDDGFGEGNFKALFESIERDQVRRGVLNVE; from the coding sequence ATGGCTGATATCTTCGACAACCCGATGGGCCTGATGGGCTTCGAGTTCATTGAATTCGCATCGCCAACCCCTGGCGTGCTGGAGCCTGTATTCCAGATGCTCGGCTTCACCAAGGTGGCCACCCACCGTTCCAAGGATGTGCACCTGTATCGCCAGGGCGGCATCAACCTGATCCTGAACAACGAGCCCAAGAGCGTCGCCTCGTACTTCGCCGCCGAGCATGGCCCGTCGGTATGCGGCATGGCGTTCCGCGTACGCAATGCCCATGAAGCCTATGCCCGTGCCCTGGAGCTGGGCGCCCAGCCGGTGGAAATCGAAACCGGCCCGATGGAACTGCGCCTGCCGGCAATCAAGGGCATCGGTGGCGCGCCGCTGTACCTGATCGACCGCTACGAGGAAGGCAGTTCGATCTATGACATCGACTTCAAGTTCATCGAAGGTGTGGACCGTAATCCTGTCGGCGCCGGCCTCAAGATCATCGACCACCTGACCCACAACGTCTACCGTGGCCGCATGTCCTACTGGGCGGGCTTCTACGAGAAGCTGTTCAATTTCCGCGAGATCCGCTACTTCGATATCAAGGGCGAATACACCGGCCTGACTTCCCGCGCCATGACTGCGCCGGACGGCATGATCCGCATCCCGCTCAATGAAGAATCCTCCAAGGGCTCGGGGCAAATCGAAGAGTTCCTGATGCAGTTCAACGGTGAAGGTATCCAGCACGTGGCCTTCCTCACCGACGACCTGCTCAAGACCTGGGACGCCCTGAAGGGCTACGGCATGCGCTTCATGACCGCGCCGCCGCAGACCTACTACGAAATGCTCGAGGAGCGCCTGCCAGGCCACGGTGAGCCGGTGGACCAGCTGCAATCGCGCGGCATCCTGCTCGACGGTGCCTCCGAAGCCGGCGACAAACGCCTGCTGCTGCAGATCTTCTCGGAGACCCTGCTGGGCCCTGTGTTCTTCGAGTTCATCCAGCGCAAGGGCGACGATGGCTTCGGCGAAGGCAACTTCAAGGCCCTGTTCGAATCCATCGAGCGTGACCAGGTTCGTCGTGGCGTGCTGAACGTCGAGTAA